A section of the Ignavibacteriales bacterium genome encodes:
- a CDS encoding VOC family protein, translated as MSKGKVNPIPGYYQRVIPYLIVKGASDLMEFLKTTFNAEETERITIPDGTVAHGEVKIGDSTIMLSEATEKYKENPTMLYIYIEDVDSTYKKALDAGATSIQEPWNEYYGDRICMVKDASGNSWAIASHIEDVPPDEMQKRAAEAMSKSR; from the coding sequence ATGAGTAAAGGAAAAGTAAACCCGATTCCGGGTTATTATCAAAGAGTTATCCCTTATTTAATCGTAAAAGGAGCTTCAGACTTAATGGAGTTTCTTAAAACAACATTTAATGCTGAAGAAACTGAAAGAATAACAATCCCTGATGGAACAGTTGCTCATGGAGAAGTAAAGATCGGAGACAGTACTATAATGCTCAGTGAAGCGACTGAAAAGTATAAAGAAAACCCTACAATGCTTTATATTTACATAGAAGACGTGGATTCAACTTACAAAAAGGCTCTCGATGCAGGTGCAACTTCGATACAGGAACCATGGAATGAATATTATGGAGACAGAATATGCATGGTAAAAGATGCTAGTGGTAATTCATGGGCAATTGCTTCTCATATTGAGGATGTTCCACCTGATGAAATGCAGAAAAGAGCTGCTGAAGCAATGTCTAAATCTAGATAA